From the Kallotenue papyrolyticum genome, the window GGCGATGCTGCTGGCCTTTGTGCTGGCGGCGCTGACCTGGCTGGGCGTGGTGCAGTTCTGGCACGTCGTCGTGCTGGCGACGCTGCTGGGCTGTGTCAATGCGATCGACATGCCGGCGCGGCAGGCCTTTGTGCCGGAGATGGTCGAGCGCCAGGACTTGGGCAACGCCATCGCGCTGAACTCCTCGGCCTTCAACGCTGCGCGCGTCGTCGGACCGGCGGTGGCCGGACTGCTGGTGGCCGCCGTAGGCGAAGCGGTGGCCTTCAGTCTCAACGGCATCAGCTACCTGGCGGTGATCGCCGGTCTGTTGATGATGCGCCTGCCGCCCTGGGAGCCGCGCGCTGTCGCCGGCACGCCGCTGCTCGATCTGCTGGATGGGCTACGCTACGTGGCGCGCGATCCGCTCAAGCGCGCGCTGATCGGCGCCCTGGCGCTGCATTCAATCTTCGGCACGCTGCATATCACGCTGATGCCGGTGTTCGCCCGCGATGTCTTCGTGGTGCGCGGTGTAGCGGCGCTAGCGCAGGGCGAGGCGCGCCTGGGCGTGCTGATGGCGGCGTTTGGCGTCGGCGCGCTGGCCGGAGCCCTGAGCGTTGCCGCCCTGGGTGAGCGCGTGCGGGCCGGGACGCGCATCACGCTGGGGCTGTGGCTCTATCCGCTGGCCTTTCTCCTCTTTGCCGTAGCGCCCTCCTTCTGGCTGGCGCTGCCGATGCTGGCCCTGGGCGGCTGGGCGATGATCACGCTGCTGGCGACGAGCAATACCATGTTGCAGACCACCACGCCTGATGCCCTGCGCGGACGGGTCATGAGCCTCTACACGCTGGTGCTGGTGGGCTTGATGCCGTTTGGCAACCTGCTGGCCGGCGCGCTGGCGGATGGCCTGGGCAGCGCGCCGCTAGCGGTTGGCCTGGGGCAGCTAGTGGTGCTGGCGACGGCCGTGGCGCTCTCGCTGGGTGTGCCGCGCGTACGGGCGTTGCCTTAGGGACATTTCCTTCAGAATCGGCTACAATACGCTCGATGCCGATGCGTACATCGGCGGAGGAGCGGTATGTTTCTGGTCGTCGGCCTGGGCAATCCGGGCGAGCAGTACGTTCGAAATCGACATAACGTTGGTTTTCAATGCCTGAGCTACCTGGCACAGCGGCATGGTCTCGCCTTCAACGAGAAGCAGCATCGTGCCCGGCTGGCGACGGGCGTGATTCGCGGGCAGCGCGTGGTGCTGGCTAAGCCCTTCACCTATATGAACGACAGCGGGCTGGCAGTGGCGGCGCTGGTGCGCTGGTACAAGCTCGATCCGGCGACGCACCTGCTGGTGATCTACGACGATCTGGATCTGCCTTTTGGTACGATCCGTCTGCGGCCTGGCGGGAGCGCCGGCGGCCAGCGTGGCGTGCAGTCGATCATCCAGCACCTGGGCACGCAGCAGTTTCCGCGTCTGCGTGTGGGGATCGGGCGACCACCCGCCGGCTGGGATGCCAAGGACTACGTGCTGAGCAACTGGACGCGCGCCGAAGAGGCTGCTCTGCCCGAGCTGTATGCGCGCGTTGCGGATGCCGTGGAGACCGTGCTGGGCGAGGGCCTGGCGGCGGCGATGAATCGCTTCAACGTTGCGCCACGCGACGAGCTGCGCCCGCCCGCGAATGAGCCGTCGTGCTGAGCCCTTGCGTCGCACACGATTGCGTGGTATAGTGTTGGCGTGGCCATCGCAGATGACTGCGGTGGCCACAACGTTTTTCGAGGTGTGGCGCGACGAGCGCTGCACAAGGGTGTACGTGCCGTACACCGGCATTCCCCCAGGGAATGCATGGAGGACCGATGCAGGCCCGTTTATTCTTTGGCAATCTGTCGTGGAACACCACCGCCGCCGACCTGTCCGCGCTCGTGAGTGAGCATGCCGAAGTGCTGGATGCCAACGTCATCGCTGATCGCGACACCGGTCGCTCGCGCGGCTTCGGCTTCGTGACCATCGAGAGCGAGCGCGTACCGGAGGTGATTCGCGCCCTAGACGGCCAGAACGTTGATGGTC encodes:
- a CDS encoding MFS transporter, which codes for MQRTVAESAVITPAPRQVWHRATFRALRHRNYRLFWFGQLVSLCGTWMQSVAQQWLVYRLTDSATKLGIVAAAASLPVLVLSLWAGVLVDRLPKRTVILATQIAAMLLAFVLAALTWLGVVQFWHVVVLATLLGCVNAIDMPARQAFVPEMVERQDLGNAIALNSSAFNAARVVGPAVAGLLVAAVGEAVAFSLNGISYLAVIAGLLMMRLPPWEPRAVAGTPLLDLLDGLRYVARDPLKRALIGALALHSIFGTLHITLMPVFARDVFVVRGVAALAQGEARLGVLMAAFGVGALAGALSVAALGERVRAGTRITLGLWLYPLAFLLFAVAPSFWLALPMLALGGWAMITLLATSNTMLQTTTPDALRGRVMSLYTLVLVGLMPFGNLLAGALADGLGSAPLAVGLGQLVVLATAVALSLGVPRVRALP
- the pth gene encoding aminoacyl-tRNA hydrolase, which produces MFLVVGLGNPGEQYVRNRHNVGFQCLSYLAQRHGLAFNEKQHRARLATGVIRGQRVVLAKPFTYMNDSGLAVAALVRWYKLDPATHLLVIYDDLDLPFGTIRLRPGGSAGGQRGVQSIIQHLGTQQFPRLRVGIGRPPAGWDAKDYVLSNWTRAEEAALPELYARVADAVETVLGEGLAAAMNRFNVAPRDELRPPANEPSC
- a CDS encoding RNA recognition motif domain-containing protein, producing the protein MQARLFFGNLSWNTTAADLSALVSEHAEVLDANVIADRDTGRSRGFGFVTIESERVPEVIRALDGQNVDGRAIRVNTAEDKPRRERDGFGGRGRRY